A single genomic interval of Oryctolagus cuniculus chromosome 19, mOryCun1.1, whole genome shotgun sequence harbors:
- the AMZ1 gene encoding archaemetzincin-1 isoform X2: MLQCRPAQEFSFGPRALKDALLSGDAALRQLYAASFSPAERLFLSEAYNPRRSLFCSLLVHSAFDWLLSRPEAPEDFAAFHASLGRRRPSPARKHIYLQPIDLIEGPVGGPLLDTLRSCTEAFFLGLQVKCLPSVAAASIHCSSRPARDSESLQLHTDGILAFLEDIKPEDALCVLGLTLADLYPNDAWAFTFGKFRPGREVAVCSFARFSGGFLQVGPSAPEPALAEAAASRPGSPLQEGGPAPCIGALGLAQCCKVACHELCHLLGLGNCRWLRCLMQGALRLDEALRRPLDLCPICLRKLQHVLGFKLLDRYKRLHAWTQAVLESWPGHEAGERSLTEDTPPLSADSGVCWESDSEPLSSPSEPPTPDTLSRPFPAGLELDPKARLGSLEASEAVPQPRGPGEAMEAHGRWLAACIQALERDVAEEELALLDQAVDALERWELFTGQLPAPRQDVPSARDGTGLRRALGDKFSSLRRRLSARRLSKAESPPCDWDGET; the protein is encoded by the exons atgctgcagtgccggccggcCCAGGAGTTCAGCTTCGGCCCGCGGGCGCTGAAGGACGCGCTGCTGTCCGGGGACGCGGCGCTGCGGCAGCTGTACGCCGCCAGCTTCTCGCCGGCCGAGCGGCTCTTCCTGTCCGAGGCCTACAACCCGCGGAGGTCGCTCTTCTGCTCGCTGCTCGTCCACTCGGCCTTCGACTGGCTGCTGAGCCGCCCCGAGGCCCCCGAGGACTTCGCCGCGTTCCACGCCTCGCTGGGCCGCCGCCGGCCCAGCCCGGCTCGCAAGCACATCTACCTGCAGCCCATAG ATCTGATCGAGGGGCCGGTGGGAGGCCCCCTCCTGGACACCCTGCGCAGCTGCACGGAGGCCTTCTTCCTGGGCCTGCAGGTCAAGTGCCTGCCCTCGGTGGCGGCCGCATCCATCCACTGCAGCTCACGCCCGGCGCGGGACTCTGAGAGCCTCCAGCTGCACACAG ACGGCATCCTGGCCTTCCTGGAGGACATCAAGCCGGAGGACGCGCTGTGCGTGCTGGGCCTCACACTGGCCGACCTGTACCCCAACGACGCCTGGGCCTTCACCTTCGGCAAGTTCCGGCCGGGCCGCG AAGTGGCCGTCTGCAGCTTTGCCCGCTTCTCCGGGGGCTTCCTACAGGTGGGGCCCAGCGCCCCTGAGCCGGCACTGGCCGAGGCAGCGGCCAGCAGGCCAGGGAGCCCCCTGCAGGAGGGAGGCCCGGCCCCCTGCATTggtgccctggggctggcgcagtgtTGCAAG gtCGCCTGCCATGaactctgccacctgctgggcctggggaacTGCCGCTGGCTGCGCTGCCTCATGCAGGGGGCACTGCGCCTGGACGAGGCGCTGCGCCGGCCCCTGGACCTCTGCCCCATCTGCCTGCGGAAGCTGCAGCACGTCCTGGGCTTCAAGCTCCTGGACAGGTACAAG AGACTGCACGCCTGGACTCAGGCAGTGCTGGAGAGCTGGCCCGGCCACGAGGCGGGGGAGCGGTCCCTGACGGAGGACACCCCGCCCCTCAGCGCCGACTCGGGCGTGTGCTGGGAGAGCGACTCGGAACCGCTCAGCAGCCCCTCCGAGCCGCCCACCCCCGACACGCTGAGCCGCCCCTTCCCCGCCGGCCTGGAGCTGGACCCCAAGGCCAGGCTGGGCTCCCTGGAGGCTTCAGAGGCCGTGCCACAGCCCAGGGGCCCCGGGGAGGCCATGGAGGCCCACGGGCGCTGGCTGGCCGCCTGCATCCAGGCCCTGGAGAGGGACGTGGCCGAGGAGGAGCTGGCCCTGCTGGACCAGGCCGTGGACGCCCTGGAGCGCTGGGAGCTGTTCACGGGGCAGCTGCCGGCCCCCAGGCAGGACGTGCCCAGCGCTCGGGACGGCACGGGGCTGCGCCGGGCCCTGGGGGACAAGTTCTCCTCGCTGCGGCGGCGGCTGAGTGCCCGGCGGCTGTCCAAGGCCGAGTCTCCCCCCTGCGACTGGGACGGGGAGACGTAG